A region from the Desulfomarina profundi genome encodes:
- a CDS encoding 3'-5' exonuclease has protein sequence MEFRIADTFTDSLAKLTGREQKAVKTTAFDLQMNPANPGLKFHRLDRVKDPNFWSVRVNADIRLIVHKTYSSLMLCYVGHHDKAYSWAERRKLETHPKTGAAQLVEVRELVKEIIVPKFVEEEQTAPVSPPLFSNVSDEELLSYGVPEEWLNDVRLATEDSLLNLVEHLPAEAAEALLELAVGETPAIPELATSHVDPFNHPDARRRFRVMSNVDELERALEYPWEKWTVFLHPDQRQIVEKEYNGPARVSGSAGTGKTIVALHRAVFLARNHPDARVLLTTFSNPLANALETKLRRLISHEPKLAERIDVRDIATIGKRLYGMHCGPVNLVSEEMMQELIEQAGSTVTGHKFSNQFLLSEWRDVVDAWQLGSWEDYRDVKRLGRKTRLPEKQRCVLWEIFSHVRSELKKHGWITYAGMFNRVAKKLKGNNNPPFDFVVVDEAQDISVAQLLFMAALGSDRLNALFFAGDLGQRIFQQPFSWKALGVDIRGRSRTLRVNYRTSHQIRMQADRLLAPELSDVDGNLERRGGTVSVFNGPNPILRILDTEKDEIKTVADWLRDLKSDGILPGEIGIFVRSERELERASAAVEAADLPCKILDEKLDIRGDDISISTMHLAKGLEFRVVVVMACDDEVLPSQERIETVADDADLEEVYNTERHLLYVACTRARDRLLVTGVDPASEFIDDLMG, from the coding sequence ATGGAATTTCGTATAGCCGACACATTTACCGACAGCCTGGCAAAACTGACAGGACGGGAGCAGAAAGCGGTGAAAACCACGGCCTTTGATTTACAGATGAATCCGGCCAATCCCGGCCTGAAATTTCATAGACTGGATAGGGTCAAAGACCCCAACTTCTGGTCAGTACGGGTTAATGCTGATATTCGTCTCATTGTCCACAAAACCTATTCCAGCCTGATGCTCTGTTACGTGGGGCACCATGATAAAGCCTACTCTTGGGCTGAGCGTCGTAAGCTGGAAACCCATCCTAAAACTGGTGCTGCTCAACTGGTTGAAGTCAGGGAATTGGTTAAAGAAATTATAGTTCCGAAATTTGTGGAAGAAGAACAGACTGCACCTGTCTCGCCGCCACTTTTCAGCAATGTCTCTGATGAAGAATTATTGAGCTATGGTGTGCCGGAGGAATGGCTGAATGATGTTCGGCTGGCAACTGAGGACTCTCTTCTTAACCTGGTGGAGCATTTGCCGGCTGAAGCGGCTGAGGCACTATTGGAACTTGCAGTGGGGGAGACACCGGCTATTCCGGAACTGGCCACCAGTCATGTTGATCCCTTCAATCACCCGGATGCCAGGCGGCGTTTCCGGGTGATGAGCAACGTCGATGAACTGGAACGTGCCCTTGAATACCCATGGGAGAAATGGACGGTCTTCCTTCATCCTGATCAGCGACAGATTGTTGAAAAGGAGTATAACGGGCCGGCTCGAGTTTCCGGTTCTGCTGGTACCGGCAAAACAATTGTTGCCCTGCACAGAGCCGTTTTTCTGGCTCGTAATCATCCGGATGCCAGGGTGTTGCTCACCACATTTTCAAACCCATTGGCCAATGCCTTGGAGACAAAACTGCGCCGTCTCATCAGCCATGAACCCAAGCTGGCTGAAAGGATAGATGTCCGGGACATAGCCACTATCGGCAAGCGGCTTTACGGGATGCACTGTGGGCCTGTCAACCTGGTATCGGAAGAAATGATGCAGGAGCTAATTGAGCAGGCTGGAAGTACGGTGACCGGGCATAAATTCAGTAATCAATTCTTATTGAGTGAATGGCGGGATGTTGTGGATGCCTGGCAACTTGGAAGCTGGGAGGATTATCGTGATGTTAAACGGTTGGGCCGAAAAACCAGGCTGCCGGAAAAGCAGCGGTGTGTCCTTTGGGAAATTTTTTCACATGTTCGTTCTGAATTGAAGAAGCACGGCTGGATAACATATGCCGGGATGTTCAACCGTGTGGCCAAGAAACTTAAGGGGAATAACAACCCTCCATTTGATTTTGTGGTGGTTGATGAGGCCCAGGATATCAGTGTGGCTCAGTTGCTTTTTATGGCGGCATTGGGTAGTGATCGCCTCAATGCTCTTTTTTTTGCCGGAGATCTTGGCCAGCGAATCTTTCAGCAGCCTTTTTCCTGGAAAGCATTGGGGGTAGATATTCGTGGTCGTTCCAGAACATTACGAGTCAACTATCGGACATCTCACCAGATCAGAATGCAGGCTGACCGCTTGTTGGCGCCTGAATTATCAGATGTGGATGGAAATTTGGAAAGAAGGGGTGGAACCGTTTCCGTATTTAATGGACCAAACCCGATTTTGAGAATACTCGATACTGAAAAAGATGAAATAAAGACAGTCGCCGACTGGTTGCGGGATTTGAAAAGCGATGGCATTCTCCCCGGTGAAATCGGGATTTTTGTCCGTTCGGAAAGAGAATTGGAGAGAGCAAGTGCAGCGGTTGAAGCGGCAGACTTGCCCTGCAAAATACTTGATGAAAAACTTGATATCAGGGGCGACGATATCTCTATCAGTACAATGCATCTGGCCAAGGGCCTTGAATTCCGAGTTGTTGTTGTCATGGCCTGTGACGATGAAGTCCTTCCCTCGCAGGAGCGCATAGAAACTGTTGCTGATGATGCGGATCTTGAAGAGGTTTATAATACGGAGCGACATTTGCTGTATG